The region GATAGAAGCCCGGTACCAGGACCTCTGCGTCTACGAGACGGCCCTCCTGGGCCTCATGTGCCAGGCCTCCGGCGTGGCCACCCGGGCCGCCCGGTGCAAGCGGCTCGCGGGCGATAGGCTGGTGGTGAGCTTCGGGGCCCGCCGGATGCATCCCCTGCTGGCGCCCATGATAGAGAGGAACGCCTACGTCGGCGGCTGTGACGGCGTCTCGGTCGTCACCTCCGGGGAGCTCATCGGGCAGGACCCGGTGGGCACCATCCCCCATGCGTGCATTATCTGTTTCGGCTCCACGGTGCAGGCCATGCGGGCCTACGACGATGTCATCGAGCCCAGGGTGAACCGGGTGGCCCTGATAGACACCTTCCTGGACGAGAAGTTCGAGTGCCTCAACGTGGCCGAGGCCCTGGGGGAAAAGCTCTTCGCCGTGCGGTTCGATACCCCGTCCAGCCGCAGGGGGGACTTTTACCGGCTGCTCTGGGAATGCCGCTGGGAGCTGGACACCAGGGGCTACCAAAACGTGAAGTTCATCGTAAGCGGCGGCATAAAGGAAAAGAATATCCTGGAGTTGAACGCCCTCGTGGACGGCTACGGCATCGGGACCACCATAAGCGCGGCACCGGTCCTGGACTTCGCCATGGACATCATGGAGATGGACGGACGGCCATTGGCCAAAAGGGGCAAGCGCTCCGGCAGCAAGCGGGTGCTCGAATGCCCGCAGTGCATGGACCGAAAGACGGTGCGAAACGACGGCACAGAGTACGATTGCCCGGCGTGCAATATCCGCTACGAAGACGTTCTCGTCCCGGTCATGGAGCACGGGAAGCACTTGCTCGAAAAAGAGACGCACGCCGACATCCGCGCGAGAGTGCTCGACAGGGTAAGCAAGCTTGAGCCCGTCGTGCCCGGCTAGCCATCGCTCTCCCGGTGAGCCCTAGGGGCCGGATGCGCGCTCCTTTGCCGGGGGCGGTCTTCGTC is a window of Nitrospirota bacterium DNA encoding:
- a CDS encoding nicotinate phosphoribosyltransferase: MFHTAKPEEVLEGRVTDVYFERTLKILKGKGVNPLVRAEFIAKSLPDGAPWAVFAGLDEALYVMERLPFRVRAMREGSVFYPYEPVMEIEARYQDLCVYETALLGLMCQASGVATRAARCKRLAGDRLVVSFGARRMHPLLAPMIERNAYVGGCDGVSVVTSGELIGQDPVGTIPHACIICFGSTVQAMRAYDDVIEPRVNRVALIDTFLDEKFECLNVAEALGEKLFAVRFDTPSSRRGDFYRLLWECRWELDTRGYQNVKFIVSGGIKEKNILELNALVDGYGIGTTISAAPVLDFAMDIMEMDGRPLAKRGKRSGSKRVLECPQCMDRKTVRNDGTEYDCPACNIRYEDVLVPVMEHGKHLLEKETHADIRARVLDRVSKLEPVVPG